A single region of the Methanothermobacter sp. K4 genome encodes:
- a CDS encoding BREX system ATP-binding domain-containing protein, which translates to MNAESIINALKNGNVPPEGVGEICVGRERELEEFDKIFGKVKEGAAVTRFLNGEFGSGKSFFLKLLEERALADNFVVAKVTLSRDVPFNKFEVVYRSIVASLRCKTGTSLEHIIEKWTTQLRMMALRETTDPYQQERIVIDNINNDLKEVRKHATTFAAAIENYYKLSARGDQETAKYAMAWLSGEKNIPYTIKRQFGVKGDIDRENAFKYLEALSSFLRALNYAGLIILIDEAEHIMTLHTKKLRDTAYDYMRFIYDECSLGRFHNTLFIFAGTPEFFEDPKMGVPSYTALNERIEDVLNTDFKDLRKPIIRLDGFRKDNLMELSDRLIRMHEEVYEWEAKPVRESLDGIIARHEANAELTGYISPRNFVKSFISVLDVVQQNPELRTQEEILDLFEEKEMEFEEFEDEDWV; encoded by the coding sequence ATGAATGCAGAGAGTATCATAAATGCCCTTAAAAATGGCAACGTCCCCCCGGAGGGGGTGGGCGAGATATGCGTCGGGCGTGAGAGGGAACTGGAGGAGTTCGACAAGATATTCGGTAAGGTTAAGGAGGGGGCTGCGGTAACAAGGTTCCTAAACGGTGAATTCGGGTCGGGGAAGTCCTTCTTCCTGAAACTCCTGGAGGAAAGGGCCCTTGCAGACAACTTCGTCGTCGCAAAGGTGACACTCAGCCGCGACGTCCCCTTCAACAAGTTCGAGGTCGTCTACAGGAGCATCGTTGCCTCGCTCCGCTGCAAGACCGGCACATCCCTTGAACACATAATTGAAAAGTGGACCACACAGCTCCGCATGATGGCCCTAAGGGAAACCACGGACCCCTACCAGCAGGAGAGGATAGTGATAGACAACATAAACAACGACCTCAAGGAGGTTCGTAAACACGCCACAACATTCGCCGCTGCAATAGAAAACTACTACAAGCTCTCTGCGCGGGGTGACCAGGAGACAGCAAAGTATGCAATGGCCTGGCTTAGCGGTGAGAAGAACATACCCTACACCATAAAAAGGCAGTTCGGTGTCAAGGGTGATATTGACAGGGAAAACGCCTTCAAGTACCTCGAGGCCCTCTCCTCATTCCTGAGGGCACTCAACTACGCAGGGCTCATAATACTCATAGACGAGGCAGAGCACATAATGACCCTACACACAAAGAAGCTGAGGGACACAGCCTACGACTACATGAGGTTTATATACGATGAGTGCAGCCTCGGCAGATTCCACAACACCCTCTTCATATTCGCAGGGACCCCCGAGTTCTTTGAGGACCCGAAGATGGGCGTGCCATCCTACACCGCACTCAATGAGAGGATAGAGGACGTCCTAAACACGGACTTCAAGGACCTCAGGAAACCCATAATCAGACTTGATGGCTTCAGGAAGGATAACCTCATGGAGCTATCAGATCGCCTCATAAGGATGCACGAGGAGGTCTATGAATGGGAGGCCAAACCGGTCAGGGAGTCCCTTGATGGTATAATAGCAAGGCATGAGGCCAACGCGGAACTCACAGGTTACATTTCACCGAGAAACTTTGTGAAGTCATTCATAAGTGTCCTTGATGTTGTCCAGCAGAACCCTGAACTCCGGACCCAGGAGGAGATCCTTGACCTCTTCGAAGAGAAGGAGATGGAGTTTGAGGAGTTCGAGGATGAGGACTGGGTTTAA